A region from the Arachis ipaensis cultivar K30076 chromosome B01, Araip1.1, whole genome shotgun sequence genome encodes:
- the LOC107609199 gene encoding uncharacterized protein LOC107609199, with the protein MEAGNGDRGGGVSLFSNGSNGSSASMRSRRKPHEESCFCGLKAAIRKSRTAENPDRLFRACPRYRGSHCNYFKWVEDDEYEGMGQGATKKDYGAKLQVDSDCDEWRLKVAWRLGSLEAEVKALKMLIVFLFVVVVLNVIVCSLLCRSK; encoded by the exons ATGGAGGCCGGAAATGGAGACCGTGGTGGCGGTGTGTCGTTGTTCTCGAACGGGAGTAATGGTTCGAGCGCCTCAATGCGAAGCCGGAGGAAACCCCATGAGGAATCATGTTTCTGTGGGTTGAAGGCTGCGATAAGAAAGTCTAGGACAGCGGAGAACCCAGATAGACTATTTCGTGCATGTCCAAGGTACCGG GGCAGTCACTGCAACTACTTTAAGTGGGTTGAGGATGATGAGTATGAAGGGATGGGCCAAGGTGCAACGAAGAAAGATTATGGGGCTAAGCTGCAGGTTGATAGTGACTGTGATGAATGGAGGTTGAAGGTGGCATGGAGACTGGGCAGCTTGGAAGCTGAAGTAAAAGCATTGAAAATGTTAATAGTTTTCCTGTTTGTGGTAGTTGTGCTTAATGTGATTGTTTGTAGTTTATTGTGTCGTTCCAAGTAA